One window from the genome of Caloenas nicobarica isolate bCalNic1 chromosome 21, bCalNic1.hap1, whole genome shotgun sequence encodes:
- the PSMA5 gene encoding proteasome subunit alpha type-5, producing MFLTRSEYDRGVNTFSPEGRLFQVEYAIEAIKLGSTAIGIQTSEGVCLAVEKRITSPLMEPSSIEKIVEIDSHIGCAMSGLIADAKTLIDKARVETQNHWFTYNETMTVESVTQAVSNLALQFGEEDADPGAMSRPFGVALLFGGVDEKGPQLFHMDPSGTFVQCDARAIGSASEGAQSSLQEVYHKSMTLKEAIKSSLVILKQVMEEKLNATNIELATVEPGMKFHMYTKEELEEVIKDI from the exons ATGTTCCTCACACGCTCCGAGTACGACCG GGGTGTGAACACTTTTTCTCCGGAGGGGAGACTGTTCCAAGTGGAATATGCCATCGAGGCCATAAAG CTCGGTTCCACGGCCATCGGCATCCAGACCTCGGAGGGCGTCTGCCTGGCCGTGGAGAAGCGGATCACCTCCCCGCTCATGGAACCCAGCAGCATCGAGAAGATTGTAGAAATCGATTCCCACATAG GGTGTGCCATGAGTGGCTTAATAGCTGATGCAAAGACTTTAATTGATAAAGCAAGAGTGGAGACTCAG AATCACTGGTTCACCTACAACGAGACCATGACAGTGGAGAGCGTGACACAGGCCGTGTCCAACCTGGCGCTGCAGTTTGGGGAGGAGGATGCAGACCCAGGAGCGATG TCTCGTCCGTTTGGTGTTGCGCTGCTTTTTGGAGGAGTTGATGAGAAGGGACCTCAGCT GTTTCACATGGACCCGTCGGGGACGTTTGTTCAGTGCGATGCCAGAGCTATCGGCTCCGCCTCGGAAGGTGCCCAGAGCTCTCTGCAGGAGGTTTACCATAAG TCAATGACGCTGAAAGAGGCAATTAAATCTTCCCTCGTCATCCTGAAACAAGTGATGGAGGAGAAGCTGAACGCAACCAACATTGAG CTTGCAACTGTGGAGCCCGGGATGAAGTTCCACATGTACACGAAAGAGGAGCTTGAAGAGGTCATCAAGGATATTTGA
- the SORT1 gene encoding sortilin isoform X2: protein MSFGQSKLYRSEDYGKTFADITGLLNNTFIRTEFGMAIGPENSGKVILTGDVSGGSRGGRIFRSSDFAKNFVQTDLPFHPLVQISYHPRSADCLLALSTENGLWVSKDFGEKWEEIHKAVCLAKWGANDTIFFTTYLNNSCTDLGLLELKKTSDFGKTFKVIGTKIYSFGLGGRFLFASVMTEKGTTRRIHVSLDQGETWNMAQLPSVGHEQFYSILAANDDLVFMHVDEPGDTGFGTIYTSDDRGIVYSKSLERHLYTTTGGETDFTNVTSLRGIYITSVLSEDNSIQSVITFDRGGEWVPLRKPKNTTCDSTARSKDECSLHIHASYSISQKLNVPMAPLSEPNAVGIVIAHGSVGGAISVMSPDVYISDDGGYTWARMLEGPHHYAILDSGGLIVAIEHSSQPVNVIEFSTDEGQCWYRYVFSSEPIFFTGLASEPGARSMTVSVWGFRGSFLSRKWVSYTIDFSQLLSRTCEDKDYTIWLAHSSNPSDPSDGCILGYKEQYRRLRKSSVCQNGREYTVTKQPSVCPCTLEDFLCDFGYYRPENQSICVEQPELKGHDLEFCLYGRQELLKTSGYRKIPGDKCSGGESPSREETDMKKKCTSNFLNPGQLAASPSSTPIILAVVAVLLVTVVAGVLIVKKYVCGGRFLVHRYSVLRQHAEATSGDGLDTLDPVPTATKGGYHDDSDEDLLE, encoded by the exons ATGAGCTTCGGGCAGTCCAAGCTCTACCGCAG cgAGGACTACGGGAAAACCTTCGCAGACATCACCGGCCTCCTCAACAACACCTTCATCCGCACCGAGTTCGGCATGGCCATCGGCCCCGAGAACTCAGGCAAG GTCATCCTGACGGGCGACGTCTCGGGCGGCAGCCGCGGTGGCCGCATCTTCCGCTCGTCGGACTTTGCCAAGAATTTTGTGCAGACGGATTTGCCGTTTCACCCGCTGGTGCAGATCTCCTACCACCCCCGCAGCGCCGACTGCCTGCTGGCGCTCAGCACCGAG AACGGGCTCTGGGTCTCCAAGGattttggggagaaatgggAGGAGATCCACAAAGCCGTCTGCCTGGCCAAGTG GGGTGCGAATGACACCATCTTCTTCACCACGTACCTGAACAACTCCTGCA CTGATCTGGGGTTACTGGAGTTGAAGAAAACCTCTGACTTCGGCAAAACCTTCAAGGTCATTGGCACCAAGATTTATTCCTTCGGACTGGGAGGACGTTTTCTTTTCGCCTCTGTCATGACAGAAAAG ggcACCACGAGGCGCATTCACGTCTCCCTCGACCAGGGCGAGACGTGGAACATGGCCCAGCTCCCCTCCGTCGGGCACGAGCAGTTTTATTCCATCCTGGCCGCGAACGACGACCTGGTGTTCATGCACGTGGATGAGCCAGGCG ACACGGGGTTTGGCACCATCTACACCTCCGACGACCGCGGCATCGTCTACTCCAAGTCCTTGGAGCGGCACCTCTACACCACCACGGGCGGGGAGACCGACTTCACCAACGTCACCTCCCTGCGCGGCATCTACATCACCAGCGTCCTCTCTGAAG aCAACTCCATCCAGTCCGTCATCACTTTTGACCGCGGTGGGGAGTGGGTCCCGCTGCGCAAACCCAAAAACACCACCTGTGACTCCACGGCCAGGAGCAAGGACGAG TGCAGCCTCCACATCCACGCATCCTACAGCATCTCCCAGAAGCTGAACGTCCCCATGGCGCCGCTCTCCGAGCCCAACGCCGTCGGCATCGTCATCGCCCACG GCAGCGTCGGGGGGGCCATCTCGGTGATGAGCCCCGATGTTTACATCTCGGACGACGGGGGCTACACGTGGGCGCGGATGCTGGAGGGGCCGCACCATTACGCCATCCTGGACTCGGGGGGGCTCATCGTGGCCATCGAGCACAGCAGCCAGCCCGTCAACGTCATCGA GTTCTCGACAGACGAGGGGCAGTGCTGGTATCGGTACGTGTTCTCCTCCGAGCCCATCTTCTTCACGGGGCTGGCGTCCGAGCCGGGCGCTCGCTCCATGACCGTCAGCGTCTGGGGCTTCCGCGGGAGCTTCCTCTCCCGAAAGTGGGTGTCCTACACCATCGACTTCAGCCAGCTGCTCAGCAGGACCT GCGAGGACAAGGACTACACCATTTGGCTGGCGCACTCCAGCaatcccagtgaccccagtgacGGCTGCATACTGGGCTACAAGGAGCAGTACCGCCGCCTCCGCAAATCCTCCGTTTGCCAGAACGGCCGCGAATACACCGTCACCAAGCAGCCGTCCGTCTGTCCCTGCACGCTGGAGGATTTCCTCTG TGATTTTGGCTACTACCGCCCGGAGAATCAGTCTATCTGCGTGGAGCAGCCGGAGCTGAAGGGACACGACCTGGAATTCTGCCTCTACGGCCGCCAGGAGCTGCTCAAAACCAGCGG GTATCGGAAAATCCCCGGGGACAAATGTTCGGGAGGGGAGAGCCCGAGCCGGGAGGAGAcggacatgaagaagaaatgcacCAGCAACTTCCTCAACCCCGGCCAGCTG gccGCGTCCCCCAGCTCCACCCCCATCATCCTGGCCGTGGTGGCCGTGCTGCTTGTCACCGTGGTGGCCGGAGTCCTCATCGTCAAGAAATACGTCTGCGGGGGCAG GTTCCTGGTCCATCGGTACTCAGTGCTGCGCCAACACGCCGAGGCCACCAGCGGGGACGGGCTGGACACGCTGGACCCTGTCCCCACGGCCACCAAGGGCGGCTACCACGATGACTCCGACGAG GACCTCCTGGAGTAG
- the SORT1 gene encoding sortilin isoform X1: MSFGQSKLYRSEDYGKTFADITGLLNNTFIRTEFGMAIGPENSGKVILTGDVSGGSRGGRIFRSSDFAKNFVQTDLPFHPLVQISYHPRSADCLLALSTENGLWVSKDFGEKWEEIHKAVCLAKWGANDTIFFTTYLNNSCKADLGLLELKKTSDFGKTFKVIGTKIYSFGLGGRFLFASVMTEKGTTRRIHVSLDQGETWNMAQLPSVGHEQFYSILAANDDLVFMHVDEPGDTGFGTIYTSDDRGIVYSKSLERHLYTTTGGETDFTNVTSLRGIYITSVLSEDNSIQSVITFDRGGEWVPLRKPKNTTCDSTARSKDECSLHIHASYSISQKLNVPMAPLSEPNAVGIVIAHGSVGGAISVMSPDVYISDDGGYTWARMLEGPHHYAILDSGGLIVAIEHSSQPVNVIEFSTDEGQCWYRYVFSSEPIFFTGLASEPGARSMTVSVWGFRGSFLSRKWVSYTIDFSQLLSRTCEDKDYTIWLAHSSNPSDPSDGCILGYKEQYRRLRKSSVCQNGREYTVTKQPSVCPCTLEDFLCDFGYYRPENQSICVEQPELKGHDLEFCLYGRQELLKTSGYRKIPGDKCSGGESPSREETDMKKKCTSNFLNPGQLAASPSSTPIILAVVAVLLVTVVAGVLIVKKYVCGGRFLVHRYSVLRQHAEATSGDGLDTLDPVPTATKGGYHDDSDEDLLE, translated from the exons ATGAGCTTCGGGCAGTCCAAGCTCTACCGCAG cgAGGACTACGGGAAAACCTTCGCAGACATCACCGGCCTCCTCAACAACACCTTCATCCGCACCGAGTTCGGCATGGCCATCGGCCCCGAGAACTCAGGCAAG GTCATCCTGACGGGCGACGTCTCGGGCGGCAGCCGCGGTGGCCGCATCTTCCGCTCGTCGGACTTTGCCAAGAATTTTGTGCAGACGGATTTGCCGTTTCACCCGCTGGTGCAGATCTCCTACCACCCCCGCAGCGCCGACTGCCTGCTGGCGCTCAGCACCGAG AACGGGCTCTGGGTCTCCAAGGattttggggagaaatgggAGGAGATCCACAAAGCCGTCTGCCTGGCCAAGTG GGGTGCGAATGACACCATCTTCTTCACCACGTACCTGAACAACTCCTGCA AAGCTGATCTGGGGTTACTGGAGTTGAAGAAAACCTCTGACTTCGGCAAAACCTTCAAGGTCATTGGCACCAAGATTTATTCCTTCGGACTGGGAGGACGTTTTCTTTTCGCCTCTGTCATGACAGAAAAG ggcACCACGAGGCGCATTCACGTCTCCCTCGACCAGGGCGAGACGTGGAACATGGCCCAGCTCCCCTCCGTCGGGCACGAGCAGTTTTATTCCATCCTGGCCGCGAACGACGACCTGGTGTTCATGCACGTGGATGAGCCAGGCG ACACGGGGTTTGGCACCATCTACACCTCCGACGACCGCGGCATCGTCTACTCCAAGTCCTTGGAGCGGCACCTCTACACCACCACGGGCGGGGAGACCGACTTCACCAACGTCACCTCCCTGCGCGGCATCTACATCACCAGCGTCCTCTCTGAAG aCAACTCCATCCAGTCCGTCATCACTTTTGACCGCGGTGGGGAGTGGGTCCCGCTGCGCAAACCCAAAAACACCACCTGTGACTCCACGGCCAGGAGCAAGGACGAG TGCAGCCTCCACATCCACGCATCCTACAGCATCTCCCAGAAGCTGAACGTCCCCATGGCGCCGCTCTCCGAGCCCAACGCCGTCGGCATCGTCATCGCCCACG GCAGCGTCGGGGGGGCCATCTCGGTGATGAGCCCCGATGTTTACATCTCGGACGACGGGGGCTACACGTGGGCGCGGATGCTGGAGGGGCCGCACCATTACGCCATCCTGGACTCGGGGGGGCTCATCGTGGCCATCGAGCACAGCAGCCAGCCCGTCAACGTCATCGA GTTCTCGACAGACGAGGGGCAGTGCTGGTATCGGTACGTGTTCTCCTCCGAGCCCATCTTCTTCACGGGGCTGGCGTCCGAGCCGGGCGCTCGCTCCATGACCGTCAGCGTCTGGGGCTTCCGCGGGAGCTTCCTCTCCCGAAAGTGGGTGTCCTACACCATCGACTTCAGCCAGCTGCTCAGCAGGACCT GCGAGGACAAGGACTACACCATTTGGCTGGCGCACTCCAGCaatcccagtgaccccagtgacGGCTGCATACTGGGCTACAAGGAGCAGTACCGCCGCCTCCGCAAATCCTCCGTTTGCCAGAACGGCCGCGAATACACCGTCACCAAGCAGCCGTCCGTCTGTCCCTGCACGCTGGAGGATTTCCTCTG TGATTTTGGCTACTACCGCCCGGAGAATCAGTCTATCTGCGTGGAGCAGCCGGAGCTGAAGGGACACGACCTGGAATTCTGCCTCTACGGCCGCCAGGAGCTGCTCAAAACCAGCGG GTATCGGAAAATCCCCGGGGACAAATGTTCGGGAGGGGAGAGCCCGAGCCGGGAGGAGAcggacatgaagaagaaatgcacCAGCAACTTCCTCAACCCCGGCCAGCTG gccGCGTCCCCCAGCTCCACCCCCATCATCCTGGCCGTGGTGGCCGTGCTGCTTGTCACCGTGGTGGCCGGAGTCCTCATCGTCAAGAAATACGTCTGCGGGGGCAG GTTCCTGGTCCATCGGTACTCAGTGCTGCGCCAACACGCCGAGGCCACCAGCGGGGACGGGCTGGACACGCTGGACCCTGTCCCCACGGCCACCAAGGGCGGCTACCACGATGACTCCGACGAG GACCTCCTGGAGTAG
- the CPNE5 gene encoding copine-5 codes for MAGLGAPEPGSGPGPVPATRVELTVSCRQLLDKDTFSKSDPLCVLYTQRPGCRQWREFGRTEVIDNTLNPDFLRKFVLDYFFEEKQNLRFDLYDVDSKSPDLSKHDFLGQAFCTLGEIVGSAGSRLEKPLTMGTVTTHARGRRPAPAVSNGGIPGKKCGTIILLAEELGNCRDVATLQFCANKLDKKDFFGKSDPFMVFYRSNEDGTFTICHKTEVVRNTLNPVWQAFAIPVRALCNGDHDRAIKVEVYDWDRDGSHDFIGEFTTSYRELARGQSQFNVYEVVNPRKKMKKKKYLNSGTVTLLSFAVESEHTFLDYIRGGTQINFTVAIDFTASNGNPSQSTSLHYLSPYQLNAYAMALTAVGEIIQDYDSDKMFPALGFGAKIPPDGRVSHEFPLNGDAANPACSGIAGVLEAYHRSLRSVQLYGPTNFAPVVNHVARSAAEVLDGSQYFVLLIITDGVISDMAQTKEAIVNAAKLPMSIIIVGVGQAEFDAMVELDGDDIRISSRGKVAERDIVQFVPFRDYVEGGGSAGLSMARLARDVLAEIPDQLISYMKARGIKPQPATPSPDPPGPPVPPQP; via the exons ttTGGCCGGACCGAGGTCATCGACAACACCCTGAACCCCGACTTTCTGCGCAAGTTCGTCCTCGACTATTTCTTCGAGGAGAAGCAGAACCTCCGCTTCGACCT gtaTGATGTGGACTCCAAGAGCCCCGACCTCTCCAAACAC GATTTCCTGGGCCAGGCCTTCTGCACCCTGGGCGAGATCGTGGGCTCGGCCGGCAGCCGCCTGGAGAAGCCCCTGAC gatggggacagtCACCACGCACGCGCGGGGCAGGAGACCAGCTCCGGCCGTCTCCAACGG CGGCATCCCCGGGAAGAAGTGCGGCACCATCATCCTCCTCGCCGAGGAGCTGGGCAACTGCCGG GACGTGGCCACGCTGCAGTTCTGCGCCAACAAGCTGGacaagaaggatttttttggcAAATCCGACCCCTTCATGGTCTTTTACCGCAGCAACGAGGATGGGAC CTTCACCATCTGCCACAAGACAGAGGTGGTGCGGAACACGCTGAACCCGGTGTGGCAGGCGTTCGCCATCCCGGTGCGTGCCCTCTGCAATGGCGACCACGACCG AGCCATCAAGGTGGAGGTGTACGACTGGGACCGCGATGGCAG CCACGACTTCATCGGGGAGTTCACCACCAGCTACCGGGAGCTGGCGCGGGGACAGAGCCAGTTCAACGTCTACGAG GTGGTGAACCCcaggaagaagatgaagaagaagaaatacctGAACTCGGGGACG GTGACACTGCTGTCCTTCGCCGTGGAGTCCGAACACACCTTCCTGGACTACATCAGGGGCGG GACCCAAATCAACTTCACGGTGGCCATTGACTTCACCGCGTCCAACG GGAACCCCTCACAGTCCACCTCGCTGCACTACCTGAGCCCGTACCAGCTCAACGCGTACGCCATGGCGCTCACCGCCGTGGGCGAGATCATCCAGGACTACGACAGCGACAAGATGTTCCCGGCGCTCGGCTTCGGCGCCAAGATCCCGCCCGACGGCCGCGTGTCCCACGAGTTCCCGCTG AACGGGGACGCGGCCAACCCGGCGTGCAGCGGCATCGCGGGCGTGCTGGAGGCGTATCACCGCAGCCTGCGCAGCGTCCAGCTCTACGGACCCACCAACTTCGCCCCCGTCGTCAACCACGTTGCCCG GTCGGCGGCAGAGGTGCTGGATGGGTCGCAGTACTTCGTGCTGCTCATCATCACCGATGGCGTCATCTCGGACATGGCGCAGACCAAGGAGGCCATCGTCAAC GCTGCCAAGCTCCCCATGTCCATCATCATCGTGGGGGTTGGCCAGGCTGAGTTTGACG CCATGGTGGAGCTGGACGGTGACGACATCCGCATCTCGTCCCGCGGGAAGGTGGCCGAGAGGGACATCGTGCAG TTCGTCCCCTTCCGTGACTACGTGGAGGGGGGCGGCAGCGCAGGGCTGAGCATGGCCCGGCTGGCCCGGGACGTCCTGGCCGAGATCCCCGACCAGCTCATCTCCTACATGAAGGCCCGAGGGATCAAACCCCAGCCCGCAACCCCCAGccccgacccccccggcccccccgtaCCGccccagccctga